TAACTCAGCTTCATCTGAAAGGCTCTTGTCATTTTACAGAGAAATGATTTTcgtgtttgttttttttgtttttcctttcttGTCATCTTCTACAGAAACGGTTAGAGTCTGTATGGAGCTTTcctaacatttttatttttaacatttATTTGAACGGTagtatcgtgtttgagtactttGAAGCCAACCCAGACAATTGATCATCTGCACTTGGGGGTTTGAAGGTTGGTCGATGGTTTCCTTGCTACGCAGGCTTTGAGAAGGTACAAGTGATGTTTTTGTTCAAGAAAAAGGAGGATGCCGGAAACAATTCTTTATTTATACATGCAAGATATACAAGTCAGGGGGAGCTTAGATATTTTGGATATATGCGCGTTATAACAAGTCAACAACAGTTCTGTAACAACAGACGAATCCGGCCGGCCACCGCCATGAATAATCTGTGCCCAAGATGATCTGCTTGTTTTCCTTGAAGTTGTTTCCTCATAACATAAGCATCTCCCCCATCCTCATAATAATTAATTACACTCTCATAATTATATCCTAATTTTTCAGTATAAAGATTAATTGCAGCTTGATTAGTTGTACGAACGTGAAGAGAAACATAATCACACTCATATTCTTGTACCAACGCGTTGTGAGCAGCATTCATGAGTTTCTCTGCAATTCCTAGTTTCCGATGAGTAGGAAGAACACCTAAATTGGCAATATAACCCTGAGTTTCAATACCTTGTCCTTCCGTCTGAGCAACAACAAATCCAACAATGGAACCGGTATTATGGTCTTCTGCGACTTCTGCGACATAAACAAGTCGTggccaaaaaaatatatattcttcATAGAGAAAATAATCCCAAGGGTCTTCCTCCGGGAAACATTGGAATTCCAAAGCTTGAATTGCTGGTATATCAAACATTGTTGCTTGTCTGATATCAGCCATATTGATTGGATTAAAGAAAAGAGATTAAGAATATTGATGAAAGAAGAATAAAACAGATGAACAGCTACATTAATATGAGACCAACTATGTTGCCTCGTTGAAGAAAAAGACCATGTCAAAAACGACCCTAATAGTGTGGGCTACACGTCGCTTACATAAGGAAAACGGGCCATACACGACCTTTTAAACTCAAAAATGCAATAAAAtagattttaaaataaaataaataacctcgcgtttttagg
This portion of the Papaver somniferum cultivar HN1 chromosome 11, ASM357369v1, whole genome shotgun sequence genome encodes:
- the LOC113323920 gene encoding N-terminal acetyltransferase A complex catalytic subunit NAA10-like, with translation MADIRQATMFDIPAIQALEFQCFPEEDPWDYFLYEEYIFFWPRLVYVAEVAEDHNTGSIVGFVVAQTEGQGIETQGYIANLGVLPTHRKLGIAEKLMNAAHNALVQEYECDYVSLHVRTTNQAAINLYTEKLGYNYESVINYYEDGGDAYVMRKQLQGKQADHLGHRLFMAVAGRIRLLLQNCC